From Penicillium psychrofluorescens genome assembly, chromosome: 1, one genomic window encodes:
- a CDS encoding uncharacterized protein (ID:PFLUO_001562-T1.cds;~source:funannotate), protein MATPTEISTEQPPTQGEDAESTTPTSPPPLERRGSGFLNFFTSILGAKNPLAQPADATKNSVWLFDNTAYQNGDDGQWQAEVVACIFEKEGRDDVGKFVANIADQVGIDGEVGGNTVARKRIEERVRPFLDPVSPTKTLTLLESEQTHALGPSDSNGIISQTVNMASEGMSDGISVQPQVQGFSLAMPTNTLFAAPEGWLVISDIDDTIKITQTSESTGILRTTFVDDPQPTPGMPEFYKHVHAELNPTWFYLSASPYNLYPFLHGFLHSTYCPGTLVLRDYSWLDLSGLIKSFTEKTLEYKVDRMEKIRRWFPRRRVLCIGDSTQKDPEAYGDMYRKYPDWVHAIIIRKVTYVQGMEEKNKDERFEAAFKDVPRHMWTVFEDPEKLYGFVDGLGMEDQVL, encoded by the coding sequence ATGGCCACCCCGACCGAAATCTCAACCGAGCAACCCCCGACCCAAGGAGAGGATGCCGAATCCACCACGCCAACCTCGCCGCCCCCGCTAGAACGGCGGGGCTCGGGCttcctcaacttcttcacctccatcctcggcgcGAAAAACCCGCTCGCGCAGCCGGCAGATGCCACCAAGAACTCTGTCTGGCTATTCGACAACACCGCATACCAGAACGGCGACGACGGACAATGGCAGGCCGAGGTGGTCGCCTGCATCTTCGAGAAAGAAGGCCGAGACGATGTGGGCAAGTTCGTTGCGAACATCGCAGACCAGGTCGGGATTGATGGCGAAGTGGGCGGCAACACTGTAGCCCGGAAACGCATCGAGGAACGTGTCCGGCCGTTTCTTGACCCCGTGTCCCCGACCAAGACCCTGACACTGCTTGAATCGGAGCAGACCCATGCGCTTGGTCCCTCCGATAGCAATGGGATTATCAGCCAGACGGTCAACATGGCCAGCGAGGGCATGTCAGACGGCATAAGCGTGCAGCCGCAGGTCCAGGGGTTTAGCCtggcgatgccgacgaaCACGCTCTTCGCCGCGCCAGAAGGCTGGCTCGTGATTTCCGACATCGACGACACGATCAAAATCACGCAGACATCCGAGTCAACGGGGATCCTGCGCACGACCTTCGTCGACGACCCCCAGCCCACGCCGGGCATGCCGGAATTCTACAAACACGTCCACGCCGAGCTCAACCCGACCTGGTTCTACCTCAGCGCATCCCCCTACAACCTATACCCGTTCCTGCATGGCTTCCTGCACAGCACGTACTGTCCAGGCACGCTGGTGCTGCGCGACTACTCCTGGCTAGACCTCAGCGGGCTGATCAAGTCATTCACGGAGAAGACGCTCGAGTACAAGGTTGAtcgcatggagaagatccgGCGCTGGTTCCCGCGCCGCAGAGTGCTGTGTATTGGCGATTCCACGCAGAAGGATCCTGAGGCGTATGGGGATATGTATCGGAAGTATCCAGACTGGGTGCACGCTATTATTATTCGCAAGGTGACTTATGTGCAagggatggaggagaagaataaGGACGAGAGGTTTGAGGCGGCGTTCAAGGATGTTCCGAGGCACATGTGGACGGTGTTTGAGGATCCGGAGAAGTTGTATGGGTTTGTGGACGGGTTGGGTATGGAGGATCAGGTTTTGTAG
- a CDS encoding uncharacterized protein (ID:PFLUO_001563-T1.cds;~source:funannotate) has product MKPAKPASATMNEQTFVPSSMRALYYTLHLPTPETATEESGKALLPGPDGLILDTGFPTPQPAAHEYLLKVQTAAFCHDEQRLARTLNPTKTTPQIPLHSLCGTVISTPTADHERQSGPRFKIGDIVFGLISHFRDGGAADYTLATEDELAFKPGNISASEAASVALPALTAWHALFRYAGLDPDATANGISRDKNGNSNHGNRDGKKWNGNGYGLFRKGSGNGNGNGHGKKVPPLRVLVTNARDCEVGRITVQLLRADKLFPVRPWICVSCTATEADIMRREWDVDEVLVIPHLPTRDECDLAGTFRQRRWEPVDVVLDCEGGEVYRQAHEAGVVRNYGAVLTAVDSRPAQQAASPDRGLHSKLVAVAPDGASMMRIGGLVEAGKVLGVPETVVDLINSADLLASGAAATAGSRRGGMVVVRVN; this is encoded by the coding sequence ATGAAACCAGCCAAGCCCGCATCGGCAACAATGAACGAACAAACGTTCGTTCCGAGCTCCATGCGCGCCCTGTACTACACCCTCCACCTCCCAACACCGGAAACGGCCACCGAGGAGTCCGGTAAAGccctcctccccggcccAGACGGCTTAATCCTGGACACGGGGTTCCCAACGCCCCAACCAGCAGCACACGAGTACCTGTTGAAGGTTCAAACGGCGGCATTCTGCCACGACGAGCAGCGGCTCGCTCGAACGCTTAATCCCACCAAGACCACGCCACAAATCCCGCTGCATTCCCTGTGCGGAACTGTAATTAGCACGCCCACTGCAGACCACGAGCGGCAGTCCGGTCCGCGGTTCAAGATCGGCGACATCGTCTTCGGCCTGATCAGTCACTtccgcgacggcggcgcggCGGACTATACGCTCGCcaccgaggacgagctggccTTTAAGCCCGGGAATATCAGTGCCTCTGAAGCAGCTTCTGTGGCATTGCCGGCGCTCACGGCATGGCACGCTCTTTTCCGGTATGCGGGACTGGATCCCGATGCCACAGCGAATGGGATCAGCCGTGATAAGAATGGGAATAGTAACCACGGCAatagagatgggaagaaaTGGAATGGCAACGGATACGGCCTTTTCAGGAAAGGTAgtggcaatggcaatggTAACGGGCATGGTAAGAAAGTGCCGCCGCTGCGGGTGCTGGTCACCAACGCGCGGGATTGCGAAGTCGGCCGGATAACGGTGCAGCTACTGCGGGCGGACAAGCTATTCCCCGTGCGGCCATGGATCTGCGTCAGCTGCACAGCGACAGAGGCGGACATCATGCGGCGCGAGTGGGATGTCGACGAGGTGCTGGTGATCCCGCACCTGCCTACGCGCGACGAGTGCGATCTGGCGGGGACATTCCGCCAGCGACGCTGGGAGCCCGTTGATGTTGTGCTGGATTGTGAAGGCGGCGAAGTGTACCGGCAGGCGCACGAGGCGGGCGTGGTGCGAAACTATGGCGCTGTCTTGACGGCGGTGGACTCGCGGCCCGCGCAGCAGGCTGCGTCTCCGGATCGGGGGCTGCATAGTAAGCTTGTGGCTGTTGCTCCGGATGGCGCGTCGATGATGCGCATTGGAGGGTTGGTCGAGGCAGGGAAAGTGCTTGGTGTGCCGGAGACGGTGGTGGATTTGATCAATTCCGCGGACTTGTTGGCGTCTGGGgcggcggccacggcgggcAGTCGACGGggaggcatggtggtggtgcgcGTCAATTGA
- a CDS encoding uncharacterized protein (ID:PFLUO_001564-T1.cds;~source:funannotate), producing MSAAGGLTRRRGGGRAGEEQDESRVSSPVSRNGSAMDNRGPETSFTNTENGHKIAFDPRDLSETAERSKQPKLTLMEEVLLLGLKDKQGYLSFWNENISYALRGCIVVELALRGRISMQKDSSRRRFPLADRVIEVIDDTLTGEVLLDETLKMMKSSEKMSVNTWIDLLSGETWNLMKIGYQLKQVRERLAKGLVDKGILRTEKRNFLLFDMATHPVADGGAKDDIHRRVRNICSNRTVIIPPTTWLPEDSEYRYLRTVSMVCAAYAANVLENALVTMSHEARERAFAQVDELLAEYSQWPFGRRAGGSQSIGANLASMINEEINRNKDRELQMEIVAACLSVFTRLDSLL from the exons ATGTCCGCAGCCGGGGGCTTGactcgccgacgaggcggtGGCCGCGCTGGCGAAGAGCAAGATGAGAGCCGCGTGTCGTCGCCGGTCTCGCGGAACGGCTCTGCAATGGACAATCGAGGCCCCGAAACATCCTTCACCAACACGGAGAATGGCCACAAGATCGCATTCGACCCGCGCGACCTCAGCGAAACTGCCGAGCGGAGCAAGCAACCAAAACTAACTCTcatggaggaggtgctgctgctggggctgaaGGATAAACAG GGATACCTCTCATTCTGGAACGAAAACATCTCCTATGCCCTGCGAGGGTGCATTGTCGTCGAGCTGGCCCTCCGCGGTCGGATAAGCATGCAAAAGGACTCGTCGCGGCGCCGCTTCCCCCTGGCCGACCGCGTgatcgaggtcatcgacgACACATTGACGGGCGAGGTCTTGCTGGACGAGACgctgaagatgatgaagtcTAGCGAGAAGATGAGCGTGAATACGTGGATCGATCTATTGAGCG GGGAAACATGGAATCTCATGAAAATCGGGTATCAACTCAAGCAGGTGCGCGAGCGCTTGGCCAAAGGTCTCGTCGACAAGGGCATCCTGCGCACCGAAAAACGCAActtcctcctcttcgacATGGCCACCCACCCCGtggccgacggcggcgccaaGGACGACATCCACCGCCGTGTCCGCAACATCTGCAGCAACCGTACCGTCATCATCCCTCCCACCACCTGGCTCCCCGAGGATTCTGAGTACCGATACCTGCGCACGGTGAGCATGGTTTGTGCGGCGTATGCGGCCAACGTGCTGGAGAATGCGTTAGTGACAATGAGCCATGAGGCGCGCGAGCGAGCCTTTGCTCAAGTGGATGAACTGCTAGCCGAGTACTCGCAATGGCCATTTGGGCGACGGGCAGGCGGCTCGCAGTCTATCGGGGCGAACCTGGCCTCGATGATCAATGAGGAGATCAACCGGAACAAGGATAGAGAGCTCCAGATGGAG ATTGTTGCGGCATGCTTGAGCGTTTTCACCAGACTCGATTCGTTACTTTGA
- a CDS encoding uncharacterized protein (ID:PFLUO_001565-T1.cds;~source:funannotate) yields MFRSAIVRSLRASVPRAIRPSTPFLRSSPVVARAQFQPCAVSQAIRFYSAPAGLDQKEVEGRIVNLLKNFDKVTDASKINGASHFSNDLGLDSLDTVEVVMAIEEEFSIEIPDKEADQILSVDKAVEYILAQPDAH; encoded by the exons ATGTTCCGCTCTGCCATTGTGCGCTCCCTGCGGGCCTCGGTGCCTCGTGCTATCCGCCCATCCACCCCCTTCCTCCGCAGCTCGCCCGTCGTCGCGCGTGCGCAATTCCAGCCCTGTGCTGTCTCCCAGGCCATCCGCTTCTACTCTGCTCCCGCGGGTCTGGACCAGAAAGAGGTCGAGGGTCGGATAGTGAACCTGCTGAAGAACTTTGACAAG GTCACCGATGCCAGCAAG ATCAACGGCGCCTCGCACTTCTCGAACGACCTTGGACTGGACAGTCTGGATACCGTcgaggtggtgatggccaTTGAGGAG GAATTCAGCATTGAGATCCCCGACAAGGAGGCCGATCAGATCCTCAGCG TGGACAAGGCCGTCGAGTACATCCTTGCCCAGCCCGACG CCCACTAA
- a CDS encoding uncharacterized protein (ID:PFLUO_001566-T1.cds;~source:funannotate), whose protein sequence is MASMSVSRLVAVRRTPFIISSSPFSTSAARAATPAGPPPSGFRLPPPKRWDQSGESSLDKASKYFLMAEIFRGMYVVLEQFFRPPYTIFYPFEKGPISPRFRGEHALRRYPTGEERCIACKLCEAICPAQAITIEAEEREDGSRRTTRYDIDMTKCIYCGFCQESCPVDAIVETSNAEYATETREELLYNKEKLLANGDKWEPEIAAAARADAPYR, encoded by the exons atggcctccaTGTCGGTCTCCCGGCTGGTTGCTGTCCGCCGTACCCCGTTCATCATCTCCTCATCTCCGTTTTCCACCTCGgccgcccgcgccgccacGCCTGCTGGCCCTCCCCCATCGGGCTTCCGTCTGCCCCCGCCCAAGCGATGGGACCAAAGTGGCGAGTCGTCCCTCGACAAGGCCAGCAAGTACTTCCTGATGGCCGAGATCTTCCGCGGCATGTACGTCGTGCTGGAGCAGTTCTTCCGCCCGCC GTACACCATCTTCTATCCCTTCGAAAAGGGCCCCATCTCCCCCCGCTTCCGTGGTGAACACGCCCTGCGCCGCTACCCCACCGGCGAGGAGCGATGCATCGCCTGCAAGCTCTGCGAGGCCATCTGCCCGGCCCAGGCGATCACCATTGAGGCtgaggagcgcgaggatgGAAGTCGCCGCACCACCCGTTATGATATTGACATGACCAAATGCATCTACTGCGGTTTCTGCCAGGAGAGCTGCCCCGTGGACGCCATTGTCGAGA CCTCCAATGCCGAATACGCTACCGAGACCCGTGAGGAACTGCTGTacaacaaggagaagctgctggccaACGGTGACAAGTGGGAGCCCGAGATCGCGGCTGCTGCTCGTGCCGATGCTCCCTACCGATAA
- a CDS encoding uncharacterized protein (ID:PFLUO_001567-T1.cds;~source:funannotate) produces MDDIEERLRSHAQAFDGLLSLIPAKYYYGEDNNDQWKRKKQTKEQAREAKRAKLDPESAKTAKDVMDENARKRKREAGARDSDSSDGELGSEAPKEGLNRGNAKPKKQKQAEDPAAAAKSAADAEARKNEREEKKAQKKATQKEKKKAKETAKKEKQNQQAEKPAPAKPEEASEAEDDDEDGEDVAAEEGFSFQMDQPSSASSTPNSPDASNPQSGSSSISSIVPPTNSESKPLKPTPEELKQRLQKRLDELRAKRHADGLNGKPARNRQELIEARRQKAEQRKTHKKELRQKAKEEEQLKNDEAMARRFSPGGSGSLLASPRSPVDSVGSASNNFSFGRVVFTDGQLADSSLSGVSDKPTQRGAKDAAGQLKVAEAKKARLAEMDPEKRADIEEKDRWLNAKKRAHGERVRDDTSLLKKALKRKESAKKKSEREWRERIDTVARAKDHKQTKREDNLRKRREEKGNKGSKGKKAAGGGKKKARPGFEGSFKAKTGGKKK; encoded by the exons ATGGACGACATCGAA GAACGGCTGCGAAGCCACGCACAGGCCTTCGACGGCCTGCTGTCTTTAATCCCCGCCAAATACTACTACGGCGAGGACAATAAT GATCAATggaagcgcaagaagcagaccAAGGAACAAGCCCGCGAAGCCAAGCGTGCAAAACTCGACCCCGAGTCCGCCAAAACGGCCAAAGATGTCATGGACGAGAACGCACGCAAGCGCAAGCGAGAGGCTGGTGCACGAGACTCTGATTCCTCGGACGGAGAGCTTGGCTCGGAAGCGCCCAAGGAAGGATTGAACCGTGGCAACGCAaagcccaagaagcagaagcaggcGGAAGATCCTGCGGCGGCGGCTAAGTCAGCCGCAGATGCAGAGGCCAGGAAaaatgagagagaggagaaaaaggcTCAGAAAAAGGCTACtcagaaggaaaagaagaaggccaaggagacggccaagaaggaaaagcaaaaTCAGCAGGCTGAAAAGCCTGCACCCGCCAAACCAGAGGAAGCCTCCGAGgctgaagatgacgatgaagatggtgaagatgTTGCTGCCGAGGAGGGGTTCTCTTTCCAAATGGACCAGCcctcatcggcctcctctACGCCCAACTCCCCCGATGCCTCCAACCCCCAATCCGGCAGCTCGTCCATCTCATCCATTGTCCCCCCCACCAACTCCGAGTCAAAACCTCTCAAACCTACCCCAGAAGAACTGAAGCAGCGTCTCCAAAAGCGTCTGGACGAACTACGAGCCAAGCGGCACGCAGATGGGTTGAACGGCAAGCCGGCCCGCAACCGCCAAGAGCTCATCGAGGCCCGGCGACAGAAAGCCGAACAGCGCAAAACACACAAGAAGGAGCTGCGgcaaaaggccaaggaggaggaacagCTCAAGAATGACGAAGCCATGGCACGGAGGTTTTCGCCTGGCGGCTCAGGGTCGCTGCTTGCTTCTCCTCGCTCGCCCGTTGATTCCGTGGGGTCAGCGTCCAACAATTTCTCCTTTGGCCGTGTTGTTTTCACAGATGGCCAGCTTGCCGACTCGTCATTGTCTGGCGTGAGCGACAAGCCCACACAGCGCGGTGCCAAGGACGCCGCCGGGCAACTCAAGGTCGCCGAAGCGAAGAAGGCCCGTCTGGCCGAGATGGACCCGGAGAAGCGCGCCGATATCGAAGAGAAGGACCGCTGGTTGAACGCGAAGAAACGTGCACACGGCGAGCGTGTCCGTGACGACACTTCTCTGCTAAAGAAGGCGCTCAAGCGCAAGGAgtccgcgaagaagaagtccgAGCGTGAGTGGAGGGAGCGGATTGACACCGTTGCCCGGGCCAAGGACCACAAGCAAACCAAGCGTGAAGATAACCTGCGCAAGCGGcgagaggagaagggcaaCAAGGGCAGTaaggggaagaaggctgctggtggaggcaagaagaaggccagaCCTGGGTTTGAGGGCAGTTTCAAGGCCAAGAcgggtgggaagaagaaatga
- a CDS encoding uncharacterized protein (ID:PFLUO_001568-T1.cds;~source:funannotate) → MERSYDTVLPLALDLGLDIDTSCSRNDVECVAETVLSYEGPGNMLICWRHGRMREIEMLLGVLELLEYPSNRFDLIWTTPYPYNNITDVRDEECPGLDVAAGLVVQG, encoded by the exons ATGGA ACGTTCCTATGACACCGTCCTCCCGCTCGCACTCGATCTCGGTCTTGATATCGACACTTCCTGTTCCCGGAACGATGTCGAATGTGTCGCGGAGACGGTTCTGTCTTATGAGGGCCCCGGAAATATGTTGATTTGCTGGCGGCATGGACGAATGCGTGAGATTGAGATGTTGTTGGGTGttctggagctgctggagtATCCGTCGAATCG ATTCGACCTTATCTGGACGACTCCTTATCCCTATAACAATATCACGGATGTTCGGGATGAGGAGTGTCCTGGGTTGGATGTGGCGGCAGGACTTGTGGTGCAGGGTTGA
- a CDS encoding uncharacterized protein (ID:PFLUO_001569-T1.cds;~source:funannotate), giving the protein MSDPYNQYNQGYGQGYPPQQGYGQQGYGQQGYGQQQPQYGQPGYDQQQQQYGGYSQQPQQQQYGGYNQGYEQQSQHGQSQQQYGEQQQYGQQDSYRQGGYEQQQGAPGEAQDGERGLAGALAGGAGGAFAGHKAGHGFLGTIGGAIIGSIAEDAIKKHKSREEMNAGTPQGGPYGGPPPPGYGSPSSQGGSMMDNLGGFFNKR; this is encoded by the exons ATGTCTGATCCCTACAACCAGTACAACCAAGGCTACGGCCAGGGCTACCCTCCCCAGCAGGGTTATGGTCAGCAGGGCTATGGTCAGCAAGGCTAtggtcagcagcagccccagTACGGCCAACCCGGCTacgaccagcagcagcagcagtatgGTGGCTATTCTCAGCAGccccaacagcagcagtacGGGGGCTACAACCAGGGCTACGAGCAACAGTCCCAGCACGGCCAGTCCCAGCAGCAGTAcggcgagcagcagcagtatgGCCAGCAAGACTCCTACCGTCAGGG TGGCTATGAACAGCAGCAGGGCGCTCCGGGCGAAGCCCAAGACGGCGAGCGCGGCCTGGCTGGAGCCCTAGCCGGAGGTGCCGGCGGCGCTTTCGCCGGACACAAGGCCGGCCACGGTTTCCTCGGAACAATCGGCGGCGCCATCATTGGCAGCATTGCCGAAGACGCTATCAAGAAGCACAAGAGCCGCGAGGAAATGAACGCTGGCACTCCCCAGGGAGGTCCCTACGGtggtcctcctccccccGGCTATGGTTCTCCGTCCTCGCAGGGCGGCTCCATGATGGATAACCTGGGCGGCTTCTTCAACAAGAGATAG